The genomic interval ttagttgcgtaggacctttcttttgtcttcggtttcttaacatactcctcatattgtttgaggtggtatttcgctaaatgcttgattaggttggttgcattaaaacttcttacagctttaccactacgcttgactttattgtggcatatgttgttctctgcctcttcgtctatgTCGTCCTtttaggtgaaatgatcccacacagctgacatttttaccgataaagtctctcggtaaattgggagacggtaatgtaaatgtggtgtgttgaaggtgtgccgtaaaatgcggaccggattttagggaaaccgaagcaaaaactggaatgaatTATGTACATCGGtgtgctggaaaacccggaccagacttttttaaaaaactggatcggaagtctgtatCGGAATTTTTTCCCATgttctgatccgataccgatgcgcattttttttcccatatcggcgtccgatccgatccaaatatcgaatcgggacatctctagtcaaagtgtcattttgtcagtgttaaaagatatacttaaatatctgcagaaatgtgaggggtgtactcacttttgtgatacactgtactgtcGCAATTCCCTGCTATTGTGGTACACCGCCCTCTGATGGTCAGTTATGGCAAGTGTTCGAACCAACCCATGTGACACCTAGCTCTGTCTTGTGAAACGTTTCACTATTTCGTCATTTTCAGGGTACCTCGCTGTAGCTTTGTTCCTGAATGAAAGTCACGAGCTCCTTCTACTTCTTGTAAATACTGTTTTAAAGGTcagttttttccttttaaataaCAGACTActttaatatgtattttttgaaCCATGTCTTTGTATGCTTTAGGATCTCCAGAGCACAAACCTCATTGAAGTGTGCATGGCTCTAACTATTGTCAGCCAATTATTCCCCAGAGATATGATTCCTGCAATTCTTCCTCTTGTGGAAGAGAAGCTCACTCACCCCAagtaagatttttttgtttgttttttcaatgtCTACATTTCAGCAGTATATCTTGAGTTTGTTTCTGATTCTATGTCATAAAGACCAAAATATCTGCTGACCTTATCCACAGAGAAATAATTCGACGAAAAGCAGTCCTGGCACTTTACAAATTTTACCTGATCGCACCCAATCAAGTTCAACACATCCACAACAAGTTTCGCAAAGCTTTGTGCGATAAGGATCCAGGTGTTATGACAGCGTCGTTGCACATCTACTTACAGATGATCAAAGTAGGCGATTGAAATTTTACCCCAAAAATGCAGACATTTTAAGGgtatttactttatttatttggcTTTCATTTAGGAGAACCCAGAAGGTTACAAAGACTTGACTGGCAGTTTTGTCACCATATTGAAACAGGTGGTGGGTGGAAAATTGCCAATGGATTATAACTATCATAGTGTTCCGGCTCCCTGGCTTCAAATTCAGCTTCTTAGAATTTTGTCTTTTCTTGGCAAAAGTGACAAGAGGTAATTCAAGTATTTGGGATGCCTGATACTCGAATAAgacattttttaatgtatttttgttaCAGTGCAAGTGGCATTATGTACGAAGTCCTTGAAGAGTCTCTACGAAAAGCGGAGATGAACCATAATATCACTTACGGTATTGCATATTTGAATTAAAGGGATTTAATCTTCTTCTGATTTTGCATCATTTCCTCATCTGTCTTTCTCCAGCAATTTTGTATGAGTGTGTGAAGTGTATTTACACAATTCACCCAAAAGGTGAACTGTTGGAAAAGGCCGCAAAATGTATTGGCAACTTCATTCTGTCGCCAAAGATTAACCTAAAGTATATAGGTGAGCAGAACCCAGGGCAAACGGCAGCATGTTTTACAGGTTGTCTTATTTTCTGGAAGTAATTTTGTCTGTGGTGCCTCAGGCTTGAAAGCTCTCACCTACGTGGTCCAGCAGGATCCTAAAATGGCCTTGCAGCATCAGATGACCATCATAGAATGCTTAGATCATCCTGACCTCATCATCAAACGTGAGGTGAGACTCATGCTGGTTTAAGTGTGGTTTTTCTTGCATGTCAACTCTCCATTTCACTGAATCGCTTCTTCTCTGTGCGTAGACATTGGAATTGCTTTTTAGGATCACCAACGGCAAGAACGTCACTGTCATTGTGGAGAAAATGCTGGAATTCTTGCGCACCAGTAAAGATGACTACACCACTATTGACCTGGTGGGGAAGGTGGCAGAAGTGGCTGAAAAATATCCTTTTGCTGAAAACGTTCTtaatcaggggtgtcaaacagcAGTTAATGCATTTCTTCGGAGGGCCATTGTGTCTGTGAAATAGAATCGACTAATAGACAACTAATCAATGATCAAAggaattgaaaaatattttgagaGTTGTTTAATTAGTTAGAGAGATGGTTGACCTAGAAATTGTCCAAATACACGTAGTTtcccgggttacaaacgagttccgttcctctgCTGGCGATGGAACCAGAATTTCCGTGTAAATTAAaactaaccctttaagtacccctaaatactccCCAAATCTCAATATAACTTTCCCAAAACATGTATAAAATTCATTTTAATagtataaagtaaaaaataagatcttGTACTTtccatcaatgctgagaggtgtTACTGTAAAGCTCCTTTCACACATACGCTGAACTGGTTAAGTctcgggatttaaacgggtagcccttataTCTGAAAGCATTTAACCCGGACGTGGCATGTATGAAAGCAGCCCGTTAATTCCTGGGTCACAGCGTGAAGGCTGGTGACATAAATATCATGGTGGCCGATAgttatttcctctttcttcgcagtaaaacGTAAATTCGTAAACGaatatcgcaattatcaacatggtaaACTAGAAAGATGGCAAAatcaaactgaaaacataacaaaattaaattgcgactggatcttagagccgaggaagagacagtccaacgtccatctttggaaatgtgtggtttattttgttgccgctaCGGACCAAAAATGACGCAACTTCCAGGTtataaattaaattataaattattttgattattaattatAACTATTAGCAAGTattcttttatatatatttttctccaTTTATATTGCTTTTTGAAAAAGAGTAACACTtttaatactgtatttattttgtttatgtattattattgatgtattgttgtatttatttttttaattaaaatactcAAATCCAATAGATTTAATGAATtcttcaaaaatgtatttttttttaatttatttacatttattttaaaagggaaaaaactaaatattctttGATGCCTGTAGTTCTCTGTACCCTGGAAAACAGATTCAATTTCACTACACTATGCCGCGGCACacggcacagtggttgaaaAACAATGCTTCAACTTTTATTCATAACTACAGAAAATGtataaaattgtattttatcaaaaaaaaaaaacatgaagtcaATGCACATGATTTGCTTTCGCAAGCCTCCCAAAATGATGTGCGGGCCCGCAGATGGTCCCTGgaccttgagtttgacaccagtTTTCCAGATATGCTGGCACATTGGTTTATTTGAAAAACGACCTTGGTTCAATAACATTGCTTTTCCTATTAAACATTCTACATATGCACCTGACAACAAGTGGTTCATTGACACAATGAACTCTGTGTTTTCACTGAGTGGAGACTTGATGCAACCAGACATCCCTAACAACTTCCTCAAACGGATTACAGAAGGTCAACCTTTTATAATGTCATTTGATTTCCTTtggtttcatgtcgtttgtggtATTACTCCTCTCAAATTTCTTCCTTCATGCTCCAGGATTTGAAGGTGGGGAACATGACAGGATGTTGAGGCTTTTTGCAGTGGATTCCTATGTGTCTCTGCTTCAAGAAGAACCTAGTAAGCTGCCTCAGCGCTTCCTTCAAGTTATCAGCTGGGTGATTACCATTTTTATGTGGTTCTTCCAAATGCTACAATTTGACTAGTTACCTTTTCACAATACTGTCAagaatgcaaaataatactaatAGTCAGGTGTTTGTGTTTCAGGTGCTCGGTGAATATTCTCATTTAAGAGAAGATCTGGAACCGGCCACTGTTGTGAAACTTCTGGCCAAGCTTTTGGACTTGAAGCAAGCCAGCAGTGAAACCAAGAGCTGGGTCCTCTCGGCGATGACAAAACTCTGCGAGGGCGAGGCGAGTACCTCTTTGCTACAGGAGATTTCTGAAACGTTGAGCTGCTCCATGGACACAGTGCTGAGACAAAGGGCTCAGGAACTGCAGAACCTTCAATTAAATCCTGAGTTGCGGGCCAAAGTGCTACCTCGAAATGTCTGTGCAGAACCTCTGGAGGTAACAACATTGCAATTTGGAATCAGTTTTGTAGTTGAAGTACACCATGAAATGATTTATAACATCATACCACCATTTTCTACATTCCCAGGTTGATTCCTCACTATCATTTTTGGATGAATATGTGTCGGAAGCGTTGGCTGCTGGCGCTGCTCCTTACAAGTCACCCCATCAACGTCATGAAGAGCTCACTCAGGGAAAAGGTTCAGTAAAACTAACAAATGTATTGATCTTTTGACAGCGTCTGAAATGTTTTCACAGTGTGCTTTTATTCCTTTCTCAGCTTTAAGCCTGGATCCCTACAGCCTTCCGCTACCTATCAGCATGTCGTCGTGCAGTTTAGACGACAGACAGTCTCCCACCTTACCCTCAGTCAGCTCTGGTCTGTCGGGTGACAGTAATGACCCTTCACATAAAGCAGGGTGTGTTAACCCATCTCCTCTCTACTCAGTTCAAAATGTGCTTTTTAACACACTCCCAgtgatatacatttttttttttcaatttaaatatcacagatacaaaaaaaagaaatcttaaTACAACCAATTTGGGCTGTTTTAAGACATCATTTCGCACCAAAATTTCAGGCAATTGTGCCTCATAATGTGTGCTGTCGAAGTGCACTTAAATGTTGGTTGTTTTGCATAGCATCAAACCAAAAGGAactacaactactactactactactactacttaccAAAAGTAATTACATGGAAATTAGGTTTTAGAACAGATTAGAAGTACATTTGTAGAGAGctattaagaaaaataaataaaaaaacaactcttGAATTTATCCAAGATTCATTTCGGACATTCATTTGCCTCAACCTATTTGTTCTTAGATGGGAAAAAGACAAcaatttactagggctgtcaaacgattaaaatttttaatggagttaatcacagcttaaaaattaattaattgtaattaatcacaattcaaaccatctctaaattatgccatatttttttgtaaattattgttggagtggaaagataagacacaagacggatatatacattcaacatactttacgtaagtatttgtttattataaccagtgttgttaatcttactgaaaaaaagtaattaattatagttacaaattacttctcccaaaaagtaattgcgttactaactcaattacctgaatgtaagagtaatcagttacttggcaaagtaattggtgataattactttttttttcctcaaaaaaaaaaaaaaaaaaaaaaaaaaaaaaaaaaaaccttggccacactatgtgaagttttttgtggaattttttggtacaattggcccgagcccaattctttaaccTAATttgccctttaccctgaatcaactgttaaaagttgttaaaattgctcccattattgcatcagttcccttctctctactttcgacatatgaaagttttaaaactgtttcatcatttaaagatagattcaagtcaagattttgccgatttagaagtattttagataaaaagttacttaggttcgcgaggaaggttctctacaacagagccgtcctaaaaagcctactgctttaagatggcggctgtcattttgcatctagttatatctatatacagtatatgggatatctaccatgtctacgatatctaccataacatgcgggcgtagtttgtccggctatcggctgcaacatgtattattggagctacctagcatcgcgtttgctcggcgtcacaactttcttgcctcctccccgctcctgctctgctctgtcgtctcggtgagtccgtctccctcagacttttcgaccaatatagtaacgcatagtaacgcatgcctttccgtcctcagtaacggtaacggcgttgccaagatgagaaaagtaattaattagattacccactactgaaaaaaataacgccgttagtaacgccgttatattgtaacgccgttattaacaacactgattataacaataaatcaacaagatggcattcacattattaacattctgttaaagggatccatggaaagaaagaacttgtaattcttaaaagataaatgttagtacaagttatagaaattttataataaaagcacaatgctcatgaatatatacAAAGAAAGAATGCAACtctcaagcgatgcatgtataagacacaaacagtgtgatgagaCTGCGAGACCTGCCACTACTGGAtgcagacgttagctggtctgtatagcactgtctattggtatgagttcgcgtcgacatataatcacgtcaggagagcgtgctgaaacccataaaaatcagtctcacccaagcaccagcagagggcgacaaaacaccaaaaaacaaatgcaaGTAACGAGGAcacgacactgtgctgtcattaatctgtttgagcgggtcattccgcacatgcattaaatgcgtcaaatattttaacgtgattaaaacaattaattaccgcccgttaacacgataattttggcagccctacaATTTACATAACAGCATTACCAGTTAGGATTATGGTGGCGTATTGATACAGTACGTAGTGACTTGATGACACAATTTCTGGTGGAATTACTTGGGAATGCATTTATTCTGATTGTGACTTTAATGTGAATTGTTTTTGTAATatggtgatccctcgctacttcgcgcttcaaactttacaccctcagtccatcgaggatgttttttttttttcaatcaaaaaaataaataaatacagatgagctgtcccgagccgatcacgtagtctcactctccatctttgttggtcaggcagtgcactggagttgcatagtaaatgattgacagacatttaatgtttgatcttgccacaagaTAGCTTGGAAGCGAAGCTTCAAAGCggcgcatgtgtcaatcatttaacttgttaaacagttgctatggtaactcattgtgtgtaagtgagcagcttgagcggatttgagtggactcaatgaACCATGTAATAaatacaagcatttttctactttattcttgtttaaaaatatttc from Corythoichthys intestinalis isolate RoL2023-P3 chromosome 5, ASM3026506v1, whole genome shotgun sequence carries:
- the ap4e1 gene encoding AP-4 complex subunit epsilon-1 isoform X1, producing the protein MSDVVEKTLTALPSLLSLDSQPGASKLSSTSKLGNLIRAITELTSKHDEEKLIQQELTAIKDQASSPNTSMRQMKEIMVRAIYCEMLGYEASFCYIHAIKLAQQGTGLEKRVGYLAVALFLNESHELLLLLVNTVLKDLQSTNLIEVCMALTIVSQLFPRDMIPAILPLVEEKLTHPKEIIRRKAVLALYKFYLIAPNQVQHIHNKFRKALCDKDPGVMTASLHIYLQMIKENPEGYKDLTGSFVTILKQVVGGKLPMDYNYHSVPAPWLQIQLLRILSFLGKSDKSASGIMYEVLEESLRKAEMNHNITYAILYECVKCIYTIHPKGELLEKAAKCIGNFILSPKINLKYIGLKALTYVVQQDPKMALQHQMTIIECLDHPDLIIKRETLELLFRITNGKNVTVIVEKMLEFLRTSKDDYTTIDLVGKVAEVAEKYAPDNKWFIDTMNSVFSLSGDLMQPDIPNNFLKRITEGFEGGEHDRMLRLFAVDSYVSLLQEEPSKLPQRFLQVISWVLGEYSHLREDLEPATVVKLLAKLLDLKQASSETKSWVLSAMTKLCEGEASTSLLQEISETLSCSMDTVLRQRAQELQNLQLNPELRAKVLPRNVCAEPLEVDSSLSFLDEYVSEALAAGAAPYKSPHQRHEELTQGKALSLDPYSLPLPISMSSCSLDDRQSPTLPSVSSGLSGDSNDPSHKAGTTTLKLDKVKRVWGREGYLAQKEAAEEPAKVEVPSPVHSTGQIAISQNQNQAPVADQEKQQLASSLFVGLGAQTSLSLMGKSEEKSNFFRKKAKNKVLSLQPSQQTSNSSIPIPNSIDNLLCNDPMEANVHPEPPLPSPKQTCDAAGGPTDNSLISASSDETEEPVRIQDSSLTSHLPADYIGVTHSEITSLCSCHGVDLAACHVNKDDCLVLVLFISNSSDSDVQQLQVQVASEDVEVSYVSECPVEELRCHQVQVCQYSLTVKRPSVHLQVAGQLSFNMPDRNPHTTNFSYKLPLPSFIRPLALSTEEYGKMWLAFSNDTQQNLTLVADVQDPLKVTLDVLERKLNLHVVAVIGTEGIIACRVLPNQPCLMHCRVHGESLAVWLRSSVQDLPDCLLYHCQRALQEL
- the ap4e1 gene encoding AP-4 complex subunit epsilon-1 isoform X2; protein product: MPSSWPSKEQDWRRELDLQSTNLIEVCMALTIVSQLFPRDMIPAILPLVEEKLTHPKEIIRRKAVLALYKFYLIAPNQVQHIHNKFRKALCDKDPGVMTASLHIYLQMIKENPEGYKDLTGSFVTILKQVVGGKLPMDYNYHSVPAPWLQIQLLRILSFLGKSDKSASGIMYEVLEESLRKAEMNHNITYAILYECVKCIYTIHPKGELLEKAAKCIGNFILSPKINLKYIGLKALTYVVQQDPKMALQHQMTIIECLDHPDLIIKRETLELLFRITNGKNVTVIVEKMLEFLRTSKDDYTTIDLVGKVAEVAEKYAPDNKWFIDTMNSVFSLSGDLMQPDIPNNFLKRITEGFEGGEHDRMLRLFAVDSYVSLLQEEPSKLPQRFLQVISWVLGEYSHLREDLEPATVVKLLAKLLDLKQASSETKSWVLSAMTKLCEGEASTSLLQEISETLSCSMDTVLRQRAQELQNLQLNPELRAKVLPRNVCAEPLEVDSSLSFLDEYVSEALAAGAAPYKSPHQRHEELTQGKALSLDPYSLPLPISMSSCSLDDRQSPTLPSVSSGLSGDSNDPSHKAGTTTLKLDKVKRVWGREGYLAQKEAAEEPAKVEVPSPVHSTGQIAISQNQNQAPVADQEKQQLASSLFVGLGAQTSLSLMGKSEEKSNFFRKKAKNKVLSLQPSQQTSNSSIPIPNSIDNLLCNDPMEANVHPEPPLPSPKQTCDAAGGPTDNSLISASSDETEEPVRIQDSSLTSHLPADYIGVTHSEITSLCSCHGVDLAACHVNKDDCLVLVLFISNSSDSDVQQLQVQVASEDVEVSYVSECPVEELRCHQVQVCQYSLTVKRPSVHLQVAGQLSFNMPDRNPHTTNFSYKLPLPSFIRPLALSTEEYGKMWLAFSNDTQQNLTLVADVQDPLKVTLDVLERKLNLHVVAVIGTEGIIACRVLPNQPCLMHCRVHGESLAVWLRSSVQDLPDCLLYHCQRALQEL